In Mercurialis annua linkage group LG5, ddMerAnnu1.2, whole genome shotgun sequence, a single genomic region encodes these proteins:
- the LOC126682003 gene encoding uncharacterized protein LOC126682003 — MRGRGSGGGSGRGSGGGSGRGSGRGSGRGRGDPTEPVEEQHREEAGGPVQPLQEREAGEPPAILDNQGRAMVRPDPSMTLLLDSGPVSRAIRDIFRQCWFETGSSWRFLTADQRELYFQEFQKKFWWDDSAYSEEVIRRVFMTHAATRYKDNIHKMRKTQKKHTSVNQEIWDAWNAFWDTEKEKKKSETARANRMSEPAGPGSGPVRHTRGSRSVIKHMDDMAKELSRKPTATELYSRLHKTKAEKKPVDKRAQDMTDAIAERIAAATQSQTGEGSTSSPVDETQIFMDIEGVNKKHRVYGLGSATSRYVGPSIRPQRGSSSRTSQQADEEVERRVQAGIQEGLRQVEQRLAAQ; from the exons ATGAGGGGTCGAGGCTCAGGCGGAGGCTCAGGCCGAGGCTCAGGCGGAGGCTCAGGCCGAGGCTCAGGTCGAGGATCAGGCCGAGGACGGGGGGACCCTACCGAGCCAGTTGAGGAGCAGCATCGTGAGGAGGCTGGAGGACCTGTTCAGCCTTTGCAGGAGCGTGAGGCAGGCGAGCCCCCGGCCATTCTGGACAACCAGGGTAGGGCGATGGTTCGTCCGGACCCTAGCAT GACACTATTGCTGGACTCTGGGCCTGTCTCTCGGGCTATCCGGGATATTTTCAGGCAGTGCTGGTTCGAGACTGGATCATCATGGCGCTTTCTGACAGCGGACCAGAGAGAGCTCTATTTTCAGGAATTTCAG AAAAAGTTCTGGTGGGATGACTCGGCGTATAGCGAGGAGGTCATCAGACGGGTCTTCATGACCCATGCAGCCACCCGGTACAAAGACAACATCCACAAGATGAGGAAAACGCAAAAGAAGCATACATCTGTGAATCAGGAGATTTGGGATGCCTGGAATGCATTTTGGGACACAGAGAAGGAGAAAAAGAAGTCAGAGACAGCCCGGGCAAACCGGATGAGTGAGCCGGCGGGCCCCGGTTCTGGTCCTGTCCGCCATACCAGGGGATCTCGCTCCGTTATCAAGCATATGGATGATATG GCTAAGGAGCTCAGCCGGAAGCCGACTGCGACAGAGCTGTACAGTCGCCTTCATAAAACGAAGGCTGAGAAGAAACCGGTCGACAAGAGGGCTCAGGATATGACT GACGCTATCGCTGAGAGGATTGCTGCTGCGACACAGTCGCAGACCGGAGAGGGGAGCACCTCGAGTCCTGTGGATGAGACGCAGATATTTATGGAtatcgagggcgtcaacaagaagcaCCGGGTGTACGGCCTGGGTTCGGCTACCAGCAGGTATGTAGGCCCGAGTATCAGACCGCAAAGAGGCAGCTCTTCACGGACATCACAGCAGGCGGATgaggaggtcgagcgccgtGTGCAGGCCGGCATCCAGGAGGGCCTGCGCCAGGTTGAGCAGCGGTTGGCGGCGCAGTAG